Proteins from one Desulfonema limicola genomic window:
- a CDS encoding Uma2 family endonuclease: protein MQQKAVSFISEQEYLDFEKDSETKNEYFDGEIFAMAGASRKHNLIVVNIIASLGYQLKNKPCRVYPSDMRLKIEKTGLYTYPDVMVVCGEEKFGDEKQDTLLNPDIIIEVLSDSTEKYDRGTKFKNYRQIESLKEYVMIAQNAKSMERYFRDEKGQWVLTETDDNNPFIDLKISGCRLEIDEVYDKA from the coding sequence ATGCAGCAGAAAGCAGTTTCCTTTATTTCAGAGCAGGAATACCTTGATTTTGAAAAAGATTCGGAAACAAAAAACGAATATTTTGACGGTGAAATATTTGCAATGGCAGGAGCTTCAAGAAAGCACAATCTTATTGTTGTAAATATTATTGCATCTCTGGGTTATCAGTTAAAAAACAAACCCTGCCGGGTTTATCCAAGCGACATGCGCCTTAAAATAGAGAAAACCGGTCTTTATACCTATCCTGATGTCATGGTTGTATGCGGGGAAGAGAAATTCGGGGATGAAAAACAAGACACCCTGTTAAACCCGGATATTATTATTGAAGTGCTTTCCGATTCCACAGAAAAATATGACAGGGGTACAAAGTTTAAAAATTACAGGCAGATTGAATCATTAAAAGAATATGTAATGATTGCCCAGAATGCAAAAAGCATGGAAAGATATTTCAGGGATGAAAAGGGTCAGTGGGTACTTACGGAAACAGATGACAACAATCCTTTTATTGACCTTAAAATATCAGGATGCAGGCTTGAGATTGATGAGGTTTATGATAAAGCTTGA
- a CDS encoding DUF1566 domain-containing protein: MDVKQYCENYRGGGYSDWSMPAIEELEGLYYGNKAGYSLDLPLM, encoded by the coding sequence ATGGATGTAAAGCAGTATTGTGAAAATTACAGGGGCGGGGGATATTCTGACTGGAGCATGCCGGCAATTGAGGAGCTTGAGGGGCTTTATTATGGGAATAAGGCTGGTTACAGCCTTGACCTACCGTTAATGTAA
- a CDS encoding aldehyde dehydrogenase family protein yields MRDLVKKNLNISDLESGAFNGSWLKTNGNVLESISPIDNKKIGTINCADRNTYEKTVIQAQKAFQEWQKVPAPKRGEVVRQLGDALRENKKDLGALVSLEMGKIRAEGEGEVQEMIDIADFAVGQSRMLYGLTMHSERPEHRMYEQWHPLGPVGVITAFNFPVAVWAWNAMLCLIAGNTVIWKPSSKTPLTAVAVTKIMDKVLKANNVPDGVLNLVIGNRKEVGEPMLEDGRIPLISATGSVNMGRHVGQKVAGRLGRSLLELGGNNGIIVTPEADMDMAVMAVVFGAAGTAGQRCTTTRRIIAHESILDNLVQRLSSAYKQIKIGDPLDPQTLMGPLIDKKAVADMQAALVQIKSQGGRVLYGGRVLSGGLFDTGTYVEPCICAAKPDMAIIKQETFAPILYIIPYQDLKQAVEIHNCVPQGLSSAIFTNNLRESEFFLSTEGSDCGIANVNIGTSGAEIGGAFGGEKETGGGRESGSDAWKVYMRRQTCTINWSKELPLAQGIKFDI; encoded by the coding sequence ATGAGAGACCTTGTTAAAAAAAATTTAAATATCTCAGACTTGGAATCCGGTGCATTTAATGGTTCATGGTTAAAAACAAATGGTAATGTTCTGGAAAGTATATCGCCGATAGATAATAAAAAAATAGGAACCATAAACTGTGCAGACAGAAATACATATGAAAAAACTGTAATCCAGGCTCAAAAGGCATTCCAGGAATGGCAAAAGGTTCCTGCCCCTAAAAGAGGTGAAGTTGTAAGACAGCTTGGGGATGCTTTAAGAGAAAATAAAAAAGATCTGGGTGCCCTGGTATCCCTGGAAATGGGAAAAATCAGGGCTGAAGGTGAAGGCGAGGTTCAGGAGATGATAGATATTGCAGACTTTGCTGTGGGACAGTCCAGGATGCTCTATGGATTGACCATGCACAGTGAACGCCCTGAACACAGGATGTATGAACAGTGGCATCCATTAGGGCCTGTGGGTGTAATTACAGCTTTTAACTTTCCTGTGGCAGTCTGGGCATGGAATGCCATGCTCTGTCTTATTGCCGGTAATACTGTAATATGGAAACCTTCTTCAAAAACCCCTTTAACTGCTGTTGCTGTAACAAAAATAATGGACAAGGTTCTTAAAGCCAATAATGTTCCTGACGGGGTTTTGAATCTTGTTATTGGCAACAGAAAAGAGGTGGGGGAACCCATGCTTGAGGATGGGCGTATTCCCCTTATTTCTGCAACCGGCAGTGTGAATATGGGCCGTCATGTGGGGCAGAAAGTAGCAGGAAGACTGGGCAGAAGCCTTCTGGAGCTGGGGGGAAACAACGGGATCATTGTAACCCCTGAAGCAGACATGGATATGGCTGTCATGGCTGTTGTTTTTGGTGCAGCAGGTACAGCAGGCCAGAGATGTACGACAACACGGCGTATCATAGCCCATGAATCTATTCTTGATAATCTTGTTCAAAGGCTTTCCAGTGCATATAAGCAGATAAAGATCGGAGACCCCCTTGACCCTCAAACATTGATGGGGCCTTTGATTGATAAAAAAGCTGTGGCTGATATGCAGGCTGCACTTGTACAGATTAAATCACAAGGAGGCAGGGTTTTATATGGAGGCAGGGTGCTTTCCGGTGGATTGTTTGACACAGGAACCTATGTGGAACCGTGTATCTGTGCTGCAAAACCTGATATGGCTATTATAAAACAGGAAACATTTGCACCGATTTTATATATTATTCCATATCAGGATTTAAAACAGGCTGTTGAAATCCATAATTGCGTACCCCAGGGGCTTTCTTCTGCAATATTTACAAACAACCTGCGTGAATCAGAATTCTTCCTGAGTACAGAAGGAAGTGACTGCGGTATTGCCAATGTTAATATAGGAACATCAGGAGCAGAAATCGGCGGGGCCTTTGGAGGTGAAAAGGAAACAGGCGGGGGCAGGGAGTCAGGTTCAGATGCCTGGAAAGTATATATGAGGCGGCAGACATGCACAATAAACTGGTCAAAGGAACTGCCCCTGGCACAAGGAATCAAATTTGATATTTAA
- a CDS encoding PfaB family protein, producing MNNKLTIAGIETIMKNAGGLDIFERNIYDGIIEQEQVSDFTGQEILDKVIYGAIKNTRSKLKEQNLAESALILVLDDDFSCKKYDCKSFDRENNILQALEKAGLMLIQDNADSVIIAVSDAQQGAAAIVLKSFEKARADQNRIYAVIDSLNTEVSEISFSELDYAEIYGKSFEDILKTPLNVKESNPLSCALGTCKGMFQGISENMSFIISLIKTALCLYHRYIPGNPLWKTPDDRKSWNKTPFYIPTGSRTWFLGKGCSKRKAALVSFGDQSNACMLLSEDETLAFRLGKYLAHAVPFCFPVAGNDEHDLKKQLDKMISLINQEDNLQKSAVQNFKEFKARADSPYALMIAAANKEDLEKEIRFMSKGIGLAFANNSEFKTPKGSYFTANPLGKKGKAVFVYPGVGSAYLGLCQDIFHMFPGVYDQFSLLVSDMGKILKEKELYPRTCYVPAEDELKNLEKNMRKDIMDISECGISFSVIYTMIMAGYFKLFPQAAIGYSMGETSMTASLMVWQDPGQLSGKLKETDVFSKALHGELTAVRKDWGLPPYREGDEKFIWESYTLLADRETVQKAAENEDRVYLTLINTDNEVVIAGDPGSCIRVAEKIGCQYFPLRLDLAIHSKPAWSEYDNIVELFTLPTNEPSGIKFYSSSCYMPLPVRSKAIANSIARAFCDPVDFPKLVRKVHNDGGRIFIEAGPRQICSLWINEILKGQEFVAVPLNIKGTKDQVSIVRALAQLVSHRVNVDISPLFRFAL from the coding sequence ATGAATAATAAACTAACAATAGCAGGAATAGAAACCATAATGAAAAATGCCGGAGGTCTGGATATTTTTGAAAGAAATATCTATGACGGCATTATTGAACAGGAACAGGTTTCCGATTTTACCGGTCAGGAAATTCTGGATAAAGTTATTTACGGGGCAATAAAAAATACAAGGTCAAAATTAAAGGAACAAAACCTTGCAGAATCGGCTTTGATACTTGTTTTAGATGATGATTTTTCGTGTAAAAAATATGACTGCAAATCTTTTGACAGGGAAAACAATATTTTACAGGCTCTTGAAAAAGCAGGTTTAATGCTGATTCAGGATAATGCTGATTCAGTTATAATTGCAGTCTCAGATGCACAGCAGGGTGCGGCTGCAATTGTTTTAAAATCCTTTGAAAAAGCCAGGGCAGATCAAAACCGTATTTATGCGGTTATTGATTCCCTGAATACAGAAGTATCAGAAATATCCTTTTCAGAGCTTGACTATGCGGAGATTTATGGGAAATCTTTTGAAGATATTTTAAAAACCCCTTTGAATGTCAAGGAATCAAACCCGTTATCCTGCGCTCTGGGAACCTGTAAGGGCATGTTTCAAGGGATTTCAGAAAACATGTCTTTTATTATAAGCCTGATAAAAACAGCCCTGTGCCTTTATCATCGTTATATTCCAGGAAATCCATTGTGGAAAACACCAGATGATCGTAAATCATGGAATAAAACTCCTTTTTACATTCCCACAGGCTCAAGAACCTGGTTTTTAGGCAAAGGCTGTTCAAAACGAAAGGCTGCCCTGGTTTCCTTTGGAGATCAGTCAAACGCCTGTATGCTTTTGTCAGAAGATGAGACCCTGGCTTTTCGTTTGGGTAAATATCTTGCTCATGCCGTACCTTTTTGTTTTCCCGTTGCTGGAAATGATGAACATGATCTTAAAAAACAGCTTGATAAAATGATCTCCCTTATAAACCAGGAAGATAACCTGCAAAAATCAGCAGTTCAGAATTTTAAAGAATTTAAAGCCAGGGCAGATTCTCCATATGCCCTTATGATTGCTGCGGCAAATAAAGAGGATTTGGAAAAAGAAATCAGGTTTATGTCAAAAGGCATAGGTTTGGCATTTGCAAATAATTCTGAATTTAAAACCCCAAAGGGCAGTTATTTTACAGCAAATCCTCTGGGGAAAAAAGGAAAGGCTGTATTTGTCTATCCAGGCGTGGGCAGTGCTTATCTTGGTCTTTGTCAGGATATTTTTCACATGTTTCCAGGAGTTTATGACCAGTTTTCCCTGCTTGTTTCAGACATGGGGAAGATTCTCAAGGAAAAGGAGCTTTACCCGAGAACCTGTTATGTTCCCGCAGAAGATGAGTTAAAAAATCTTGAGAAAAATATGAGAAAAGATATTATGGACATTTCCGAATGCGGCATAAGCTTTTCTGTTATCTATACCATGATAATGGCAGGATATTTCAAGCTTTTCCCCCAAGCTGCAATAGGTTACAGCATGGGTGAAACATCAATGACGGCTTCTCTTATGGTATGGCAGGATCCGGGGCAGTTGAGCGGAAAACTCAAGGAAACAGATGTTTTCAGCAAAGCCCTTCACGGGGAACTTACTGCTGTCAGGAAAGACTGGGGGCTTCCTCCATACAGGGAAGGAGATGAAAAATTTATCTGGGAATCTTATACCCTTCTTGCAGACAGGGAAACCGTGCAAAAGGCGGCTGAAAATGAAGATCGTGTATATCTGACTTTGATAAACACTGATAATGAAGTGGTTATTGCAGGGGATCCAGGTTCTTGTATCAGGGTTGCTGAAAAAATCGGGTGCCAGTATTTTCCCCTGCGCCTTGATCTTGCCATTCACAGCAAGCCTGCATGGTCCGAATATGACAATATAGTGGAATTGTTTACCCTGCCCACCAATGAGCCTTCGGGCATAAAATTCTATTCTTCCTCGTGTTATATGCCCCTGCCTGTGCGCAGCAAGGCAATTGCCAACAGCATTGCCAGGGCATTCTGCGATCCTGTTGATTTTCCAAAACTTGTAAGAAAGGTTCATAATGACGGGGGAAGAATATTTATTGAAGCAGGACCAAGACAGATATGCTCTTTGTGGATAAATGAAATTTTAAAGGGCCAGGAATTTGTAGCTGTGCCTTTGAATATAAAAGGAACAAAAGACCAGGTTTCCATTGTAAGAGCTTTGGCACAGCTTGTAAGCCACAGGGTCAATGTTGACATCAGCCCGTTGTTCAGGTTTGCTCTTTAA
- a CDS encoding DUF2442 domain-containing protein: MNIFLKGKSVGFDDKYLRVELDDGRIISTPMSWYKELQEASFKQLANYNLICNGTGIEWPDIDYHLSIESMMIVNSQKIAA, from the coding sequence ATGAATATTTTTCTTAAAGGGAAATCAGTCGGTTTTGATGACAAATACCTTCGTGTAGAGCTTGATGACGGAAGAATTATTTCAACACCCATGTCATGGTACAAAGAATTACAGGAGGCATCTTTTAAACAGCTTGCAAATTATAATCTTATCTGCAATGGAACCGGCATAGAATGGCCTGACATAGACTATCATTTAAGCATTGAAAGCATGATGATTGTAAACTCTCAAAAGATTGCTGCATAA
- a CDS encoding proline racemase family protein: MKFFNDLSMLLKKFDNCITSIDSHTEGETTRLIVNGLKDIKGSTMMEKLEFFQSNYDHVRCLLTKEPRGSDLLAALVTENVSQNAEFGLIYMDAKRYPYLCGHATIGAVVTLAETGFLKLEQGENPVYIDTPSGVMKAAVFVHGKNIDSVSIHMVPAFVYKTGQEIEVKGFGKIKIDIVCTGGFFAMVNSKEINIEPVLENKSVLTDLGMKIIDAANEQLSVSHPLRPEVKTVDVTEFYESQYDNGKASGTGMVIYGESHADRSPCGTGTAAKLALLYHYGKIEINQDYVNYSPLGTSFNAKIVKKEKIGHFDGFVVQIKGMAYLTGVHHFIIENKDPFPQGFIM, encoded by the coding sequence ATGAAATTTTTCAATGACCTATCCATGCTTTTAAAAAAATTTGACAATTGCATTACCAGCATTGACTCCCATACAGAAGGAGAAACCACCCGCCTGATTGTCAATGGACTGAAAGATATTAAAGGCAGTACCATGATGGAAAAGCTTGAGTTTTTTCAATCCAATTACGATCATGTAAGATGTCTTTTGACAAAAGAACCCAGAGGTTCTGATTTACTGGCTGCCCTTGTAACAGAAAATGTAAGCCAAAATGCAGAATTCGGGCTTATATACATGGATGCAAAACGCTATCCCTACCTTTGCGGACATGCAACCATTGGTGCTGTTGTAACCCTTGCAGAAACAGGATTTCTTAAACTTGAACAAGGAGAAAACCCTGTTTATATTGATACTCCTTCAGGTGTTATGAAGGCCGCAGTTTTTGTACACGGCAAAAATATTGACTCTGTATCAATTCATATGGTCCCGGCCTTTGTTTATAAAACAGGTCAGGAGATTGAGGTAAAAGGGTTTGGAAAGATAAAGATTGACATTGTCTGTACAGGCGGTTTTTTTGCTATGGTAAATTCAAAAGAGATTAATATTGAACCGGTTTTGGAAAACAAGTCAGTATTAACAGACCTGGGCATGAAGATCATTGATGCTGCCAATGAACAGCTTTCTGTATCTCATCCTCTAAGGCCCGAGGTTAAAACCGTTGATGTTACTGAATTTTATGAATCCCAATACGACAATGGCAAAGCATCTGGAACAGGCATGGTAATTTACGGGGAATCCCATGCAGACCGCTCTCCATGCGGAACAGGCACGGCTGCAAAACTTGCCCTGCTTTATCATTATGGAAAGATTGAAATAAACCAGGATTATGTTAATTACAGCCCCCTGGGTACAAGTTTTAATGCAAAGATTGTTAAAAAGGAAAAAATCGGCCATTTTGACGGGTTTGTTGTCCAGATTAAGGGAATGGCCTATTTAACAGGTGTTCATCATTTTATTATTGAAAACAAGGACCCTTTTCCACAGGGATTTATCATGTAA
- a CDS encoding beta-ketoacyl synthase N-terminal-like domain-containing protein, whose protein sequence is MNKKIAIIGISCLLPGALNYKEYWDNLISGRDSKSMAGVEQMGVDPKEYFDPAKGTADKFYCMEGGYIRDFKFDPSGYFLPEHDIEKLDDLFKWSLYTAREALKDSGYLDRHENCGIILGNLSFPTRYSNHLFIPIYHRAVESSLKKLLKDENFKLPCFTNPEHVSDENAMISGYPSALIAQAFNLSGTCFSIDAACSSSIYSIKLACDYLLSGRADMMLAGAVSAADPFFVSMGFSIFQAHPNIPGSSPLDKNSRGLVAGEGAGMFVLKRYEDAVNDGDKIYACILGTGLSNDGRGQSVLSPSADGQNIAFERAYERAGINPKEIAYVECHATGTPLGDKVELDSMDTFFGKYGASPLVGSSKSNLGHLLTAAGMSGMIKTILAMSHKKIPATINLKHAHSSKNNVISASQIPNTLTPWPQKTDLIHAAVSGFGFGGTNGHIVLEYDKNQEKKTDPGSFEKKEKQPCPMAIIGMDALFGNSRGIAEFHQTTYDGLQHFIPLPEKRWKGIDQYKDILQDFGFKNGKPPKGAYIDKFELDFLRFRIPPNKDDRLIPQQLITLKVADNAIREARLEQGSNVAVLVAMGTELALHQFRGRVNLTTQLQEILPCPDKADDRINILKSNIKESIHGVAKVNQYTSFIGNIMASRIASVWDFSGPAFSISSEENSVFKSLETAQLLLENSEVDAVVVAGVDLAGGFENVLLKNRQTGMNTGRPTLSFDKNSNGWMVGEGAGAVVLKSLDAARKQGDIIYAGINAVEFSKGIDSAAVQAACKKAFKTAKVSPSDVNYLEVHASGIPEQDQAEISGLLGAYQDSGQKLKCAIGSAKANIGHTFAASGMAGLIRTALCLYNRFIPKTPGWSGPKQPEQWEKSPFFVPTESRTWFADGTRPRIAAINSMGDDRACVHLILKDEPGQSQRKSDYFTRVSPCLIILAGDNFQDIESGLEGLASELDSDKDLPLTAKDFYKTFLQNTSAPYRLCLTGQSKNEIHEEIEAAKSGIKQALKDNAEWSSERGSYFTPEPLGSEGKIAFVYPGGFNSYIGLGRNLFQLFPDVYEKAGDYTSQLGDLLGSEILYPKSMTSLSEEEIKAMSAQLFNTPAVMFESGIMSAILYTDIIRESFGISPNQALGYSMGEVSMLFALGVWDRTDQISKTLRESPVFQSRITGSMENVRKAWNLQDSEKRRSGTAIN, encoded by the coding sequence ATGAATAAAAAAATAGCAATAATCGGAATTTCCTGCCTGCTGCCTGGGGCATTGAATTATAAGGAATACTGGGATAACTTGATTTCAGGCAGAGATTCAAAATCAATGGCAGGGGTTGAGCAGATGGGAGTTGATCCCAAAGAATATTTTGATCCTGCAAAAGGAACTGCTGATAAATTTTACTGTATGGAAGGCGGTTATATCCGGGATTTTAAATTTGATCCATCAGGCTATTTTCTGCCGGAACACGATATTGAGAAACTGGATGATCTTTTTAAATGGTCTCTTTATACGGCCAGGGAAGCCTTAAAAGACAGCGGGTATCTGGACAGGCACGAAAACTGCGGGATTATACTGGGTAATCTTTCTTTTCCCACAAGATATTCAAATCATTTGTTTATTCCCATTTACCACAGGGCTGTTGAATCTTCTTTAAAAAAACTCCTTAAAGATGAAAATTTCAAACTTCCCTGTTTTACAAATCCCGAACATGTATCAGATGAAAATGCCATGATCTCAGGCTATCCGTCAGCCTTGATTGCACAGGCATTTAATCTTTCAGGAACCTGCTTTTCAATTGATGCAGCCTGTTCGTCTTCCATTTATTCCATAAAACTGGCCTGCGATTATCTCCTGTCCGGCAGGGCTGACATGATGCTTGCAGGGGCTGTAAGTGCAGCAGATCCTTTTTTTGTGAGTATGGGTTTTTCAATTTTCCAGGCACATCCCAATATTCCAGGGTCTTCTCCTCTTGATAAAAATTCAAGGGGGCTTGTAGCAGGCGAAGGTGCCGGGATGTTTGTGCTGAAACGCTATGAAGATGCGGTTAATGACGGCGATAAAATCTATGCCTGCATTCTTGGAACTGGTCTTTCCAATGACGGACGTGGACAGTCCGTACTTTCACCAAGTGCTGACGGACAGAATATTGCTTTTGAACGCGCATATGAAAGAGCCGGAATAAATCCCAAAGAAATCGCATATGTGGAATGCCATGCAACCGGAACTCCCCTTGGAGACAAGGTGGAACTGGATTCAATGGATACATTTTTCGGTAAATACGGGGCATCACCCCTTGTGGGATCATCCAAATCCAATCTTGGACATTTGCTCACGGCAGCAGGCATGTCAGGCATGATAAAAACCATTCTTGCCATGTCCCATAAAAAGATTCCGGCAACAATTAATCTGAAACATGCCCATAGTTCAAAAAACAATGTTATATCAGCAAGCCAGATACCAAATACTCTTACCCCCTGGCCCCAAAAGACTGATTTAATACACGCTGCTGTGAGCGGATTTGGTTTTGGAGGAACAAATGGTCATATTGTCCTGGAATATGATAAAAATCAGGAAAAAAAGACAGATCCAGGGTCTTTTGAAAAAAAAGAAAAACAACCTTGTCCTATGGCAATTATCGGCATGGATGCCTTGTTTGGCAATTCCAGGGGTATAGCTGAGTTTCACCAGACAACCTATGACGGATTGCAGCATTTTATACCTCTGCCTGAAAAAAGGTGGAAAGGTATTGACCAGTATAAAGATATTTTACAGGATTTTGGCTTTAAAAACGGTAAACCGCCCAAAGGTGCATATATTGATAAATTTGAACTTGATTTTCTAAGGTTCAGAATTCCTCCAAATAAAGACGACAGGCTCATTCCCCAGCAGTTAATAACCCTTAAAGTGGCAGATAATGCTATTCGTGAAGCCAGACTTGAACAAGGCAGCAATGTGGCTGTTCTTGTGGCTATGGGAACAGAGCTGGCACTGCATCAGTTTCGGGGACGGGTCAACCTGACAACCCAGTTACAAGAAATCCTTCCTTGTCCTGATAAAGCTGATGACAGGATTAATATCCTTAAATCCAATATTAAAGAAAGTATCCACGGTGTTGCCAAGGTAAATCAATATACCAGTTTTATAGGAAATATTATGGCCTCCCGCATAGCTTCTGTCTGGGATTTTTCAGGGCCTGCGTTCAGTATTTCTTCAGAGGAAAATTCTGTGTTTAAATCCCTTGAAACAGCACAGCTGCTTCTGGAAAATTCAGAGGTTGATGCTGTTGTTGTTGCCGGGGTTGACCTTGCAGGCGGATTTGAGAATGTGTTATTAAAAAATCGTCAGACTGGAATGAATACAGGCCGCCCAACCCTGAGTTTTGATAAAAATTCAAACGGATGGATGGTGGGCGAAGGAGCTGGAGCTGTTGTTCTCAAATCTCTTGATGCAGCACGAAAACAGGGAGATATTATTTATGCAGGCATAAATGCAGTAGAATTTTCAAAAGGCATAGATAGTGCTGCTGTGCAGGCTGCATGTAAAAAAGCCTTTAAAACAGCTAAGGTCAGTCCATCAGATGTAAATTATCTGGAGGTTCATGCCAGCGGAATTCCAGAACAGGATCAAGCTGAAATATCGGGCCTGCTGGGTGCATATCAAGATTCAGGACAAAAATTAAAATGCGCTATTGGAAGTGCCAAAGCTAATATAGGCCATACCTTTGCAGCATCAGGCATGGCAGGTCTTATAAGAACAGCTCTCTGCCTGTATAACCGGTTTATCCCGAAAACTCCAGGATGGTCAGGCCCTAAACAGCCTGAACAATGGGAAAAAAGTCCTTTTTTTGTTCCAACTGAATCCAGAACATGGTTTGCTGACGGAACAAGACCGCGTATTGCAGCTATAAACAGCATGGGTGATGACCGAGCCTGTGTCCATCTTATCCTTAAAGATGAACCAGGACAGAGCCAGAGAAAAAGCGATTATTTTACCAGGGTTTCCCCATGCCTTATTATCCTGGCTGGTGATAATTTCCAGGATATTGAATCAGGACTTGAAGGTCTTGCATCAGAGCTTGATTCTGACAAAGACCTGCCTTTAACAGCAAAGGATTTTTATAAAACCTTTTTACAGAATACATCTGCTCCATACCGGCTTTGTCTTACGGGCCAGAGTAAAAACGAAATCCATGAGGAAATAGAAGCGGCAAAATCAGGCATTAAACAGGCATTAAAAGACAATGCAGAATGGTCGTCAGAAAGGGGCAGTTATTTCACCCCTGAGCCTCTTGGCAGCGAAGGCAAAATTGCCTTTGTATATCCTGGCGGATTTAATTCCTATATTGGTCTTGGCAGAAATCTTTTCCAGCTTTTTCCAGATGTTTATGAAAAAGCAGGGGACTATACATCCCAGCTTGGCGACTTGCTGGGAAGCGAAATACTTTATCCAAAAAGCATGACCAGTTTGTCAGAAGAAGAGATTAAAGCCATGTCTGCCCAGCTTTTTAACACACCGGCAGTTATGTTTGAAAGCGGGATAATGTCTGCCATTCTTTATACAGATATTATCAGGGAAAGCTTTGGAATATCACCCAACCAGGCTCTGGGTTACAGTATGGGTGAAGTATCCATGCTTTTTGCTCTGGGCGTATGGGACAGGACAGACCAGATCAGCAAAACCCTGCGCGAATCCCCTGTTTTTCAATCCAGGATAACAGGCTCCATGGAAAATGTAAGAAAAGCCTGGAATCTCCAGGATTCTGAAAAAAGAAGATCTGGTACAGCTATAAATTAG
- a CDS encoding DUF4160 domain-containing protein produces MFFYANEHEPKHIHVMKGGDFAKVDLNTLDIVKNFMKPKDIKKAVSIIQKHHKEFERKWDEYFS; encoded by the coding sequence ATTTTTTTCTATGCCAATGAACATGAACCCAAACATATACATGTTATGAAGGGGGGAGATTTTGCAAAGGTTGATCTGAACACGCTGGATATTGTGAAAAATTTTATGAAGCCTAAAGATATTAAAAAGGCTGTCTCTATTATCCAAAAACATCATAAAGAATTTGAAAGGAAATGGGATGAATATTTTTCTTAA